A window from Nitrospirota bacterium encodes these proteins:
- a CDS encoding UDP-N-acetylmuramoyl-L-alanyl-D-glutamate--2,6-diaminopimelate ligase, protein MMKLKRLLSEIPVERIEGPVEVDIRGITYSSAEVKPGYLFAAMSGVKTDGHLFIGEALKNGATAVLCEEWNSSNGELKDRSTRIQVEDSRKSFAQIASQFYHHPSKQLGIVGVTGTNGKTTTSFLIRSLMEYLGPTGLIGTVGNWIGKEKQKSSHTTPESSDLQFLLHQMKSRGIKNVVMEVSSHALAQERIWGTFFDTAVFTNLTQDHLEYHHTMESYFQAKSRLFRDLRYSVFQNKKPLGLVNIDDPWGKQLITLTSAEIWTYGFGEGADLQAVNIQRTSSGTSFLVKTPAGELHIHTSMLGTYNVYNLLAAVGVGIRHSIPLNIIETTLGKTIAVPGRLEKVSGDYPITVLVDYAHTEDALLKVLTTLQEIKTGRMILVFGCGGDRDKGKRPKMGRVAGQWADSIFLTSDNPRGEDPMQILREIEAGLLSLKGEKRGEYRIMVNRKEAIQAAITGAKPGDSILIAGKGHEDYQWVGKVKFEFDDRLVARDALQHRFGC, encoded by the coding sequence ATGATGAAATTGAAGCGCCTTTTATCTGAAATACCCGTTGAACGGATTGAGGGGCCTGTCGAGGTGGATATTCGAGGGATTACCTATTCGTCTGCAGAAGTGAAACCCGGTTATTTGTTTGCCGCGATGTCGGGAGTTAAAACCGACGGGCATTTATTTATCGGGGAAGCGCTTAAAAACGGAGCAACGGCTGTTCTTTGTGAAGAGTGGAATTCTTCCAACGGCGAATTAAAAGATCGCTCAACCCGGATTCAAGTTGAAGATTCCAGAAAGTCTTTCGCTCAAATAGCGTCTCAATTTTATCACCATCCTTCGAAGCAACTGGGGATCGTGGGCGTGACAGGAACGAATGGGAAAACCACCACTTCCTTTCTCATTCGAAGTTTGATGGAATACCTGGGACCGACCGGCCTCATTGGAACGGTTGGAAACTGGATTGGAAAAGAAAAACAGAAATCGAGTCATACCACTCCTGAATCTTCGGACCTTCAGTTTTTATTACATCAGATGAAATCCCGGGGAATAAAAAATGTCGTGATGGAAGTTTCCTCCCATGCGCTGGCGCAAGAGAGGATTTGGGGGACCTTTTTTGATACGGCGGTTTTTACGAATCTGACGCAGGATCACCTGGAATATCACCACACGATGGAAAGTTATTTTCAGGCCAAGTCGAGATTGTTTCGTGATCTTCGATATTCGGTTTTTCAAAATAAAAAACCGCTCGGGCTGGTCAATATCGATGACCCCTGGGGAAAACAGTTAATCACACTGACGTCAGCCGAGATTTGGACTTATGGCTTTGGCGAAGGCGCGGACCTTCAGGCCGTTAATATTCAAAGGACCTCTTCCGGAACATCGTTTCTGGTGAAGACGCCCGCCGGGGAGCTTCATATCCACACCTCCATGCTTGGGACCTATAATGTTTATAATCTTCTTGCCGCCGTGGGCGTAGGAATCCGCCATTCGATCCCCCTTAACATCATTGAAACGACTCTGGGAAAAACCATAGCCGTGCCGGGCCGGCTTGAAAAAGTTTCCGGCGATTATCCGATTACAGTGCTGGTCGATTATGCTCACACAGAAGATGCTCTATTAAAGGTGTTAACGACGCTGCAGGAAATAAAAACCGGAAGAATGATCCTGGTTTTTGGGTGCGGCGGAGACCGGGATAAAGGGAAACGTCCTAAAATGGGGAGAGTCGCAGGCCAATGGGCAGATTCTATTTTTTTAACCTCCGATAACCCTCGAGGTGAAGACCCGATGCAAATTTTAAGAGAAATTGAAGCGGGGCTCCTCTCGTTAAAAGGGGAGAAGAGAGGGGAGTACCGGATAATGGTCAATCGGAAAGAAGCGATCCAGGCAGCAATTACCGGGGCAAAACCGGGCGATTCCATTCTGATTGCGGGAAAAGGCCACGAAGATTATCAATGGGTCGGGAAGGTGAAATTTGAATTTGATGACCGGTTGGTGGCCCGGGACGCGCTGCAACACCGGTTTGGGTGTTAG
- a CDS encoding penicillin-binding protein 2, whose translation MFFFLFGIGLLTSRLIYLQLFITQNLSKKATRQHQKTVVIEGERGKVLDRNGRILAANLEVPSLYAIPSAIKNPSTVAGELSLIVDQPKSFLVKKLTEEKSFVWIKRKITPEVSTAIDNLGFDGIGIMMESERFYPKKHLMGHILGFVGAENKGLEGIEKQYEAVLQGKKVSVTLERDARGEDIFPKRLDYRFPKKGEDLTLTIDEVIQYISEKELDAMMQETRADSGTVIVMQPKTGDILAWVVRPDFNPNSVSAYSPSDWRNRGITDSYEPGSTFKIVTASAALEEKVVSPSEAIYCENGSFDIDGKPIHDHAKEGMLTFTQVIQKSSNIGTAKVALRLGEKKLKQYIQAFGFGSKTGIDLIGETSGIVNASSHLPKRTVASIAIGQGISVTPLQMVTAFSTIANGGYYIKPHVVKTALREAGKGDLEEVEIPKRVISEQTAREVTRILQTVVLPGGTGEKAALPGYLAAGKTGTAQTVNSTTRTYSMDNFVGSFGGFVPAQDPQLVILVVIHHPKGVTWGGSVAAPVFKNIAAQTLNYLGIPPFDTKRVLVVQKDS comes from the coding sequence GTGTTTTTTTTTCTTTTCGGGATCGGGCTTTTAACCTCCAGGCTGATTTATTTACAGCTTTTTATCACACAAAATCTCTCTAAAAAGGCAACCCGCCAGCACCAGAAAACCGTGGTCATAGAAGGGGAACGGGGAAAAGTTCTCGATCGAAATGGAAGAATTCTGGCCGCCAACCTGGAAGTTCCTTCCCTGTATGCCATTCCTTCTGCCATTAAAAATCCTTCGACAGTCGCCGGGGAATTGTCTTTGATTGTTGATCAGCCGAAGTCCTTTCTCGTCAAGAAACTGACGGAAGAAAAGTCCTTTGTCTGGATTAAACGAAAAATCACCCCTGAAGTTTCTACTGCGATTGATAATCTGGGCTTCGACGGAATAGGGATCATGATGGAATCCGAAAGGTTTTACCCGAAAAAACATCTCATGGGGCATATCCTGGGGTTTGTGGGCGCGGAAAATAAGGGACTGGAAGGGATTGAAAAGCAATACGAAGCGGTTTTGCAGGGAAAGAAGGTGTCCGTTACGCTCGAGCGAGACGCCCGGGGAGAGGATATTTTCCCAAAGAGATTAGACTACCGGTTCCCGAAAAAAGGAGAAGACCTCACTTTAACGATTGACGAAGTGATTCAGTACATTAGTGAAAAAGAACTGGATGCCATGATGCAGGAAACCCGCGCCGATAGCGGGACAGTCATTGTCATGCAACCCAAAACGGGGGATATCCTGGCCTGGGTGGTTCGCCCTGATTTTAACCCGAATTCAGTTAGTGCGTACTCGCCGTCAGACTGGAGAAACCGGGGGATTACCGATTCTTATGAGCCCGGGTCGACTTTTAAAATCGTGACCGCGTCGGCCGCCCTCGAAGAAAAAGTGGTTTCTCCATCAGAGGCGATTTATTGCGAAAACGGATCTTTTGACATTGATGGAAAACCGATTCATGATCACGCCAAAGAGGGGATGCTGACTTTTACCCAGGTTATTCAGAAATCCAGTAACATTGGAACCGCTAAAGTCGCTCTCCGCCTTGGAGAGAAAAAACTGAAACAGTACATTCAAGCGTTTGGTTTTGGGTCGAAAACCGGTATCGATTTAATTGGAGAAACCTCAGGCATTGTCAACGCATCGAGCCATTTACCGAAAAGAACGGTGGCCTCCATTGCCATCGGCCAGGGTATTTCGGTAACGCCGCTACAAATGGTAACGGCCTTTAGCACGATTGCCAATGGGGGTTATTACATCAAACCTCATGTTGTCAAGACAGCCCTCCGGGAAGCGGGAAAGGGAGATCTTGAGGAAGTTGAAATCCCGAAACGGGTCATCTCCGAACAGACGGCCAGAGAAGTGACCCGGATTCTGCAAACGGTGGTTCTTCCCGGGGGAACAGGTGAAAAGGCGGCATTACCGGGTTATCTCGCGGCGGGAAAAACGGGAACCGCGCAAACGGTTAATTCAACGACCCGCACTTACTCGATGGATAACTTTGTAGGTTCGTTCGGTGGTTTTGTTCCTGCGCAAGACCCCCAATTGGTCATTCTGGTGGTCATTCATCACCCAAAAGGGGTCACATGGGGAGGGAGTGTTGCGGCCCCCGTTTTCAAAAATATTGCCGCTCAGACGTTGAATTATCTTGGCATTCCTCCATTTGACACGAAAAGAGTCCTGGTCGTTCAGAAAGATTCATAA
- a CDS encoding cell division protein FtsL gives MRNRKSLIFVYVRCGVLVFGGVLGYLAYQIHVVKLGYEMSQMQKEKKALERIHTELQIETASLASLERIEQIAVTRLGMSPSSTGQKIMVTELDQNKKRPSVELAEREIEKSIFK, from the coding sequence ATGAGAAACAGAAAGTCCCTGATCTTTGTCTATGTTAGGTGTGGCGTTCTCGTCTTTGGAGGCGTGTTAGGCTACCTGGCTTATCAGATTCATGTGGTAAAGCTGGGTTACGAAATGAGCCAGATGCAAAAAGAAAAAAAAGCGCTTGAGCGAATTCATACCGAACTCCAAATTGAAACTGCGAGCCTTGCTTCCCTGGAACGGATTGAACAGATCGCCGTGACCCGCCTGGGGATGTCCCCTTCCTCGACCGGCCAAAAAATCATGGTGACGGAACTGGATCAAAATAAGAAAAGGCCTTCTGTCGAGTTAGCCGAAAGAGAAATCGAAAAAAGTATTTTTAAATGA
- the rsmH gene encoding 16S rRNA (cytosine(1402)-N(4))-methyltransferase RsmH, producing the protein MLTHIPVLVNEVVSYLNVGPGKRYLDCTVGAGGHSEAILEKSSPDGFLWGLDKDRTALTLAEERLSQRFRGRYHLFHADFKDFQTVIDLEIKGVVHGVIADLGVSSMQIGQPERGFSFRESGPLDMRMDQSSSLKASDLIQNLSEKQMNELIRTYGEERYSNRISKAIVNEREKNPILTTVQLAELIKKNVPPVYRYGRIHPATRTFQALRIVVNRELEALSDFIKNIFQYLTIGGRLAIISFHSLEDRIVKRTFLSLVQKTKKDPEFQWTKKPICPSLDEVRENPASRSAKLRVIERRV; encoded by the coding sequence ATGCTCACCCATATTCCGGTCTTAGTCAATGAAGTGGTTTCTTATTTAAATGTGGGGCCCGGGAAAAGATACCTCGACTGCACGGTAGGAGCTGGAGGACACAGCGAGGCAATCCTTGAAAAATCCTCCCCTGATGGTTTTTTGTGGGGATTGGATAAAGACCGGACGGCCCTTACATTGGCCGAAGAACGGCTGAGTCAGAGGTTTCGGGGGAGATATCATCTGTTTCATGCCGATTTTAAGGATTTTCAGACCGTGATCGATCTGGAAATAAAAGGCGTTGTTCATGGCGTCATTGCGGATCTGGGCGTCTCTTCGATGCAGATCGGTCAGCCGGAGCGTGGGTTCAGTTTTCGGGAAAGCGGTCCCCTCGATATGAGAATGGATCAATCCAGTTCGCTTAAAGCCTCTGATTTAATTCAAAATTTGTCCGAAAAACAAATGAATGAACTGATCAGGACCTATGGGGAAGAGCGCTATTCGAATCGTATTTCAAAGGCCATTGTGAATGAACGTGAAAAAAACCCGATCTTGACCACCGTGCAATTGGCTGAACTTATTAAAAAAAACGTTCCTCCGGTCTACCGGTATGGAAGAATTCATCCAGCCACCCGCACTTTCCAGGCGCTTCGGATTGTCGTAAACCGGGAGTTGGAGGCGCTTTCCGATTTCATAAAAAATATCTTTCAATATCTGACGATCGGAGGCCGGTTGGCGATCATTTCATTTCATTCCCTGGAAGACCGGATTGTAAAACGAACCTTTCTGAGCCTGGTTCAAAAGACAAAAAAAGATCCCGAGTTCCAATGGACTAAAAAACCGATTTGCCCGTCTCTTGACGAGGTCCGGGAAAATCCAGCTTCACGCAGTGCAAAGCTTAGAGTTATCGAAAGGAGAGTATGA
- the mraZ gene encoding division/cell wall cluster transcriptional repressor MraZ yields the protein MFIGQFEYNIDDKGRVNIPAKFKEKLVSKKKETTLIIARDLDHCLSVYPEAEWLKVAEKIQNLPRVEEDIQRFARFIFSTAEECPIDKQGRILLSGDLRRYANLDREIVFLGHFHKFEIWNRETWRSQETVNASPETQNRMKQLLIKLGF from the coding sequence ATGTTTATCGGCCAGTTTGAATACAACATAGACGATAAGGGAAGAGTTAATATTCCCGCGAAATTCAAAGAAAAACTGGTGAGCAAGAAAAAGGAGACCACTTTAATCATTGCCAGAGATCTGGATCACTGTCTTTCGGTTTATCCGGAGGCCGAATGGCTAAAAGTGGCTGAAAAAATCCAAAATCTTCCCCGGGTTGAAGAAGATATTCAGCGGTTTGCCCGGTTTATTTTTTCGACCGCGGAGGAATGTCCCATCGACAAGCAGGGAAGAATCCTTTTGTCAGGTGACTTAAGGCGTTATGCCAACCTTGATCGGGAAATTGTCTTCTTGGGGCACTTTCATAAGTTTGAAATCTGGAATCGTGAGACGTGGAGATCCCAGGAAACAGTTAACGCAAGCCCGGAAACTCAAAACCGAATGAAGCAATTGTTAATTAAATTGGGATTTTAA
- a CDS encoding adenosylcobalamin-dependent ribonucleoside-diphosphate reductase, protein MSVYDPQPISPNAMRVLEKRYLARDGAGKVIETPDQLFRRVAKNIAQAELNYPSGNAENAEEAFYRIMANLEFLPNSPTLMNAGRDLQQLSACFVLPVEDSLEGIFETLKQAALIHKSGGGTGFSFSKLRPKNDFVKSTGGVASGPISFMKVFNASTEEIKQGGTRRGANMGILQVDHPDILDFIRCKDDLKEITNFNISVAITDRFMEAIRKKKSYGLINPRSGKKVGQLDAGKVLDEIARHAYRTGEPGIFFIDIANRTNPTPHIGKIEATNPCGEQPLLPNESCNLGSLNLEGHLKKIEGRFEIDWSHLERSIRTAVHFLDNVIDMNKYPIPAIETLTKANRKIGVGVMGFARVLYKIGIGYNTEKGIETGREVMKFIQKIGYDASCCLASNRGVYPNWKGSRHEGSGLVVRNAYVTTVAPTGTISMIADTSGGCEPEFSLVWFKNVMEGEHLPYVQDYFIEVAKNEGFWSDRLIDKIVANYGSAKGVREIPEKWQDVFVTSHDVGPEWHVRMQAAFQENTDSAVSKTINLPGRSTVEDVKNAFLLAYDLNCKGITVYRDGSREEQVMNIGRAKGELPDVLPSRRIRVEVEGEDPFYVHASLLNGKPVEVFCSPATEAILVYTSRLTSHMLRRGFSVKEMIKDLEMANSQCSHPAPLWTAYREGLEALLTGSSSPSILEGYKTTVKTESGTVYIHLYLKDGKPVELFFLPAPQTKHREIFDLCFMLTSLCLREGVSFDRLMKWFDRANARHGHVSTELGALRRGIDQIYRLIGGKEGQQKLSCPVGGCEGFLIFEEGCLGGKCMICGHSACV, encoded by the coding sequence ATGTCTGTTTATGATCCACAGCCTATTTCGCCAAATGCCATGCGGGTTTTAGAAAAACGGTATCTGGCCCGCGACGGAGCGGGGAAGGTCATTGAAACACCCGATCAACTTTTTCGCCGAGTTGCCAAAAATATCGCCCAGGCAGAGTTGAACTATCCTTCTGGAAATGCCGAAAACGCCGAAGAAGCCTTTTACCGGATCATGGCCAACCTGGAGTTTTTGCCTAATTCTCCCACCCTGATGAATGCCGGCCGGGACCTTCAACAGCTTTCCGCCTGTTTTGTCCTTCCGGTTGAAGATTCCCTTGAAGGTATTTTTGAAACGCTCAAGCAGGCGGCCTTAATCCATAAAAGCGGTGGGGGAACCGGTTTTTCTTTTTCCAAACTTCGTCCGAAAAATGATTTTGTCAAGTCGACGGGAGGGGTAGCCTCCGGCCCGATTTCTTTTATGAAGGTGTTTAACGCTTCGACGGAAGAGATCAAGCAGGGAGGGACGCGGCGCGGGGCCAATATGGGGATCCTTCAGGTGGACCATCCCGATATTCTCGATTTTATCCGGTGCAAGGATGACCTTAAAGAAATCACCAATTTTAATATCAGCGTTGCGATCACCGACCGGTTTATGGAAGCCATACGTAAAAAGAAGTCGTACGGTTTAATCAATCCCCGTTCGGGAAAAAAAGTCGGGCAGTTAGACGCCGGAAAGGTGCTCGACGAAATCGCCCGTCATGCTTATCGAACGGGAGAACCGGGTATTTTTTTCATTGATATTGCCAACAGGACTAATCCTACCCCTCACATCGGTAAAATTGAAGCAACGAATCCCTGCGGAGAACAGCCGCTTCTGCCGAACGAATCGTGTAACCTCGGCAGCTTGAATCTGGAGGGGCATTTAAAAAAGATAGAGGGCCGTTTTGAAATCGACTGGAGCCATCTCGAACGTTCGATTCGAACGGCGGTTCATTTCCTGGATAATGTCATCGATATGAACAAATATCCTATTCCCGCCATTGAAACTCTAACCAAAGCAAACCGGAAAATCGGCGTCGGGGTGATGGGGTTTGCCCGTGTGCTTTACAAGATCGGGATTGGTTACAATACCGAAAAAGGAATCGAAACAGGAAGAGAAGTGATGAAGTTTATTCAAAAAATCGGATATGACGCGTCCTGCTGCCTGGCTTCAAACCGGGGTGTTTATCCCAACTGGAAAGGGTCCCGCCACGAAGGTTCTGGCCTTGTGGTTCGCAATGCCTATGTGACGACCGTCGCTCCCACCGGGACGATTAGCATGATTGCCGATACCTCGGGAGGATGTGAGCCCGAATTCAGCCTGGTCTGGTTTAAAAATGTGATGGAAGGGGAACATCTTCCTTACGTGCAGGATTATTTTATCGAAGTGGCTAAAAATGAGGGATTCTGGAGCGACCGTTTGATTGACAAGATTGTTGCCAATTATGGATCTGCCAAAGGGGTTCGTGAAATTCCGGAAAAATGGCAGGACGTTTTTGTCACCTCCCATGATGTCGGGCCGGAATGGCATGTCCGGATGCAAGCGGCTTTTCAGGAAAATACCGACAGCGCTGTTTCTAAAACGATAAACCTTCCGGGCCGCTCGACCGTGGAAGATGTTAAAAATGCCTTTTTACTGGCCTATGATTTAAATTGTAAGGGGATTACCGTTTATCGGGACGGGAGCCGGGAGGAGCAGGTCATGAACATAGGCCGGGCCAAAGGAGAGTTGCCCGATGTATTGCCGTCGCGGAGAATCCGGGTGGAGGTCGAAGGGGAGGACCCCTTTTATGTTCATGCCTCCTTGTTGAATGGAAAGCCGGTTGAGGTGTTCTGTTCCCCGGCAACTGAAGCGATCCTTGTTTATACCAGCCGGTTGACCTCCCATATGCTTCGAAGGGGTTTTTCGGTAAAAGAAATGATTAAAGACCTGGAAATGGCCAATTCTCAATGTTCTCACCCGGCCCCTTTGTGGACCGCCTACCGGGAAGGTCTGGAAGCCCTCTTAACAGGTTCAAGCTCACCTTCGATTCTCGAAGGCTATAAGACAACGGTCAAAACAGAGTCCGGGACGGTTTATATCCATCTCTATTTAAAGGACGGAAAGCCGGTAGAGCTTTTCTTCCTTCCGGCTCCTCAAACAAAACATCGGGAAATTTTTGACCTTTGTTTTATGTTAACCTCCCTTTGTTTAAGGGAAGGGGTCTCCTTTGACCGATTGATGAAGTGGTTTGACCGTGCAAATGCCCGGCACGGGCATGTTTCAACCGAATTGGGGGCCCTGAGGCGCGGAATCGACCAGATTTACCGGTTAATCGGGGGGAAAGAAGGTCAGCAAAAACTTTCCTGTCCGGTTGGCGGTTGTGAAGGCTTCCTGATTTTTGAAGAAGGGTGCCTCGGTGGCAAGTGTATGATTTGCGGACATAGCGCCTGCGTGTAA
- a CDS encoding ATP-binding protein: MTYFPRDILQSISRALHDMPVVVITGMRQTGKSTFLQQQTEFRGRKYVTLDDFAQLAAAKEDPDLFINTGEPLTIDEAQRCPELFVAIKRAVDRKRKPGQFILSGSANFLLMKNISESLAGRAIYFNIHPFTRREIHSRTSSTPFLKRFFQNRSLAGLNEVTPVSLSDIVKGGMPSVSIGKLQDKFNWFKGYEQTYLERDIRDLSRIGNILSFRELLHLAALRTSGILSLSELGRDARLTTATVSNYLSIMEVSCVFYRLPPYLKNRASRLIKSPKFYLGDSGLACFLAGIQDLSEDPLKGSLIETYVAQNIAGILDSTWPRANLFFWNIQGRHEVDFIVEEGNRCLAIEVKGSGRWEKNDLAGLKSFMASTPQCIGGILAYNGTTAVDLGNKLWAIPLEILLS; this comes from the coding sequence ATGACATATTTCCCAAGAGATATCCTTCAATCGATTAGCCGGGCGCTTCATGATATGCCTGTCGTGGTAATTACAGGAATGAGGCAAACGGGAAAGAGCACGTTTCTTCAGCAACAAACAGAGTTTCGGGGGAGAAAATATGTCACGTTAGATGACTTCGCGCAACTGGCCGCCGCGAAAGAAGACCCTGACCTATTTATTAATACCGGCGAGCCGCTTACGATTGATGAAGCCCAGCGTTGTCCTGAACTGTTCGTCGCCATTAAACGGGCGGTGGATCGAAAAAGAAAACCTGGCCAGTTTATCCTTTCCGGTTCCGCGAATTTTCTTTTAATGAAAAATATTTCCGAGAGTCTCGCCGGCAGGGCGATTTACTTTAATATTCACCCCTTTACACGGCGTGAAATTCATTCCAGAACTTCCTCAACCCCGTTTCTAAAACGTTTTTTTCAAAACCGGAGTCTCGCAGGATTAAACGAAGTCACTCCTGTTTCTCTTTCCGATATCGTCAAAGGCGGCATGCCGTCTGTTTCTATTGGAAAGCTCCAGGATAAATTCAACTGGTTCAAAGGATATGAACAGACCTATCTGGAACGTGACATCCGCGATTTAAGCCGAATCGGGAATATTCTTTCATTCAGAGAGCTCCTTCATCTGGCCGCCCTGAGAACCAGCGGTATCTTGAGCCTGAGCGAATTGGGAAGAGACGCTCGCCTGACCACGGCAACGGTCAGCAACTATCTTTCCATTATGGAAGTGTCGTGTGTTTTTTACCGCCTTCCCCCCTATCTTAAAAACCGGGCCAGCAGGCTGATCAAGTCTCCTAAATTTTATCTGGGAGATTCAGGATTGGCCTGTTTCCTCGCGGGAATTCAAGACCTGTCGGAAGATCCTCTTAAAGGGTCCCTGATCGAAACGTACGTCGCGCAAAATATTGCGGGAATTCTAGATTCCACCTGGCCGCGGGCAAATCTTTTTTTCTGGAATATCCAGGGGCGGCATGAGGTGGACTTTATTGTTGAAGAAGGGAATAGATGTCTTGCCATTGAAGTTAAAGGATCGGGACGTTGGGAGAAAAACGACCTGGCCGGTCTAAAATCTTTTATGGCCTCAACGCCCCAGTGCATTGGAGGAATACTTGCGTATAATGGCACGACAGCGGTAGACCTTGGAAATAAGCTATGGGCCATTCCGCTGGAGATACTCCTTTCCTGA
- a CDS encoding methyltransferase domain-containing protein translates to MSLRAPKGAWQSYRKVLRLLHFVRNDSFLTLFLGRALDLGMGEGRNAVYLAKQEYEVEGVDISSNAVQKAVSSGQSQGVQVNGIAVKPQ, encoded by the coding sequence ATGTCATTGCGAGCACCGAAGGGTGCGTGGCAATCTTATCGTAAAGTCTTGAGATTGCTTCACTTTGTTCGCAATGACAGCTTTCTAACTCTGTTCTTGGGTCGGGCCCTGGATCTAGGCATGGGAGAGGGAAGAAACGCTGTTTATTTGGCGAAACAAGAGTACGAGGTAGAGGGTGTCGATATCTCCTCCAATGCCGTTCAAAAAGCGGTATCATCCGGCCAATCTCAAGGAGTTCAAGTAAATGGAATAGCCGTAAAACCTCAATAA
- a CDS encoding ribonuclease J, with the protein MEQPILNSAPPAELNGKKALSIIPLGGLGEIGMNMMVYEYDEDLIVVDAGIMFPDQEMLGIDVVIPDFSYLKANAAKIRGIVITHGHEDHIGALPYLLSVLSAPVYATPLTIGLISAKLKEKNLTGVELNPVKPRGIVTLGVFKIEFIRVTHSIVDGVALGIATPVGRVIHTGDFKIDQSPVDGERTDIQKLGEYGDLGTLALLSDSTNAERPGYTLSEKVVGKAFEEIFCLTKSRIIIATFSSNIHRIQQAVNAAVISGRKVFISGKSMVKNTQIASELGYLKIPADTWMKLDNLHNFPDDQIVLLTTGSQGEPLSSLFRMAIDEHKQFHIKEGDTVLLSSRVIPGNERAIGRIINHLFRRGAQVVYERVSDIHVSGHASQEELKMMINLVRPKFFMPIHGEYRQLLHHARIAESLEIKKENIVLMEDGDVVQLREDQWEKTAKVPTGRVFVDGKGVGDVADFVLRDRKHIGQDGIIVLMISLNKGTGDLVSGPEIISKGFVSEEEAYGLFAELKLMVSKMLEELNPEVKSEWIAVEGMVKKMAGKYIFKQMERRPMIIPIILEM; encoded by the coding sequence ATGGAACAGCCGATTTTAAACTCCGCGCCTCCCGCTGAACTCAACGGTAAAAAAGCCCTCTCCATTATTCCCCTGGGGGGCCTCGGGGAAATTGGAATGAATATGATGGTCTATGAATATGATGAGGATCTCATTGTCGTGGATGCCGGCATTATGTTCCCCGATCAGGAGATGCTGGGCATAGACGTCGTTATTCCTGATTTTTCGTATTTAAAGGCCAATGCCGCTAAAATCCGGGGGATTGTGATTACTCACGGGCATGAAGACCATATCGGCGCCCTTCCCTATCTGTTGTCCGTTTTAAGCGCCCCGGTCTATGCCACCCCGTTAACCATCGGGCTCATCTCCGCAAAACTCAAGGAAAAAAATTTAACCGGTGTCGAATTAAATCCTGTCAAACCGCGGGGAATCGTTACCCTGGGGGTTTTTAAAATTGAGTTTATCCGGGTCACCCATAGTATCGTTGACGGCGTGGCCCTGGGGATAGCCACACCCGTTGGGAGAGTTATTCATACCGGTGACTTTAAAATCGACCAGAGCCCGGTGGATGGCGAACGAACGGATATTCAGAAGCTGGGGGAATATGGCGATTTAGGGACGTTAGCGCTTTTGTCCGATTCCACCAATGCAGAACGTCCAGGATATACCCTGTCGGAAAAGGTCGTCGGAAAAGCTTTTGAAGAGATATTTTGCCTGACAAAATCCAGAATTATTATTGCCACATTCTCTTCTAACATTCACCGGATCCAGCAGGCGGTTAACGCTGCCGTCATTTCCGGACGAAAAGTCTTTATTTCGGGAAAAAGCATGGTGAAGAATACGCAGATCGCGTCGGAATTGGGTTACCTGAAAATACCGGCTGACACCTGGATGAAGTTAGACAACCTTCACAATTTTCCTGACGATCAAATTGTCCTCCTCACCACCGGAAGTCAGGGGGAGCCCCTTTCCTCCCTTTTTAGAATGGCGATTGATGAACATAAGCAATTTCATATCAAAGAAGGGGACACCGTTCTCCTTTCTTCCCGGGTCATTCCGGGAAACGAAAGAGCCATCGGCCGAATCATTAACCATCTTTTCCGCCGGGGCGCCCAGGTCGTTTACGAACGCGTTTCTGACATTCATGTTTCAGGTCATGCCAGTCAAGAGGAACTGAAAATGATGATTAACCTGGTCAGGCCCAAGTTTTTTATGCCGATTCACGGAGAATACCGCCAACTTCTTCATCACGCCAGGATTGCTGAAAGCCTCGAAATTAAAAAGGAAAATATTGTCCTGATGGAAGACGGCGATGTCGTTCAACTGCGGGAAGATCAATGGGAAAAAACGGCCAAGGTTCCGACAGGAAGGGTTTTTGTCGACGGAAAAGGTGTGGGAGACGTCGCTGACTTTGTTCTTCGGGACCGGAAACATATTGGCCAGGACGGAATTATTGTTTTAATGATTAGCCTTAATAAAGGAACAGGCGATCTGGTCTCGGGACCTGAAATTATCTCAAAAGGTTTTGTATCGGAAGAAGAAGCCTATGGTCTTTTTGCCGAATTAAAATTAATGGTTTCCAAAATGCTGGAAGAACTGAACCCGGAAGTCAAATCGGAATGGATCGCTGTCGAGGGAATGGTAAAAAAAATGGCAGGAAAGTATATTTTCAAGCAGATGGAAAGAAGACCCATGATAATCCCCATTATCCTGGAAATGTAA